A genome region from Mammaliicoccus sp. Marseille-Q6498 includes the following:
- a CDS encoding HAD hydrolase-like protein: MKQVLFDVDGVFLSEERCFDVSALTVYELLYSEEYLNFNDSINLTSLTESDIKKIRKDIFIDDKILNQLKSLGLNSNWDMLFIVFSTHLIKLLKNSRLENLALSNDLFLDNTLKSWSSKLNDSSIDFETPLHFLSKATSGKENIYQDLVEFAKSELQVEDASIFELKSPFWDLAQEIYQEWYLGSELYSEVENKQPKTTFKTGYIKDEVVLAEVEKVTELLEDLKNNGYQIGIATGRPRTETLVPFEAVGWLKQFDDYHIGTASEVLNAETTYPEHKPLGKPNPFSYLIAHKGNDPERYLSYIQNQENIFSDKEVYIVGDSLADLLSAKKTGATFIGTLTGLKGQTARKELEEYEADYIVDNVLDIRKVLL; this comes from the coding sequence ATGAAACAAGTATTATTCGATGTAGATGGTGTGTTTTTGAGTGAAGAAAGATGCTTTGATGTATCAGCTTTAACTGTATATGAGTTATTATATAGCGAGGAATATTTAAATTTTAATGACTCAATCAACTTAACGAGCTTAACTGAAAGCGACATTAAAAAAATTAGAAAAGATATTTTTATAGATGATAAAATTTTAAACCAGCTTAAGTCTTTAGGACTTAATTCAAATTGGGATATGCTTTTTATTGTATTTAGTACACATCTTATAAAATTATTGAAGAATTCAAGACTTGAAAACTTGGCGTTAAGTAACGACCTTTTCTTAGATAATACGTTAAAATCATGGTCTTCTAAGTTAAATGATTCAAGTATTGATTTTGAAACACCACTTCACTTTTTATCTAAAGCAACATCTGGTAAAGAAAATATTTATCAAGATTTAGTAGAATTTGCTAAAAGTGAACTACAAGTAGAGGACGCATCTATTTTTGAACTAAAAAGTCCTTTCTGGGATTTAGCACAAGAAATATATCAAGAATGGTATTTAGGTTCAGAGTTATATAGTGAAGTAGAAAATAAACAACCTAAAACAACGTTTAAAACAGGATATATTAAAGACGAAGTTGTGTTAGCGGAAGTTGAGAAAGTAACGGAATTACTTGAAGACTTAAAAAATAATGGATACCAAATAGGTATTGCTACCGGTAGACCAAGAACTGAAACATTAGTACCATTTGAAGCGGTAGGTTGGTTAAAACAATTTGATGATTATCATATTGGTACAGCATCTGAAGTACTAAATGCTGAAACAACTTATCCAGAACATAAACCGCTTGGGAAACCAAACCCATTTAGTTATTTAATTGCACATAAAGGTAATGATCCAGAACGATATTTATCATACATTCAAAACCAAGAAAATATATTTTCTGACAAAGAGGTATATATTGTAGGAGACTCGTTAGCCGATTTATTAAGCGCTAAGAAGACAGGTGCTACATTTATTGGTACATTAACAGGATTAAAAGGGCAAACAGCTAGAAAAGAATTAGAAGAATATGAAGCAGATTATATCGTTGATAACGTGTTAGATATTAGAAAAGTATTATTATAA
- a CDS encoding glycerophosphodiester phosphodiesterase family protein, whose product MNLNNKNSIIKVAHRGVSSLIPENTIASYKYALTLNIDMLEIDIHRTKDNKLVVMHDATTERTTLQKGVIKELTYEELLKYDVGIWKGEEFKGERIPLFKDVLSLVKSTNVVLLIEVKKPERYIGIEKEVLEEIKESGIDENKIIIQSFNRESVKRFRALNETIELGVLLKKKHQFIRKDTIRQISKYAQYLNPNYKIASKSFIDNVHYYNMKTLPYTVNDEASMKKLIELNVDGIISDYPQNLIKLLEE is encoded by the coding sequence ATGAATCTGAATAACAAAAATTCTATAATTAAAGTAGCACATAGAGGCGTGTCATCATTAATACCAGAGAATACAATAGCATCATACAAATATGCACTTACTTTAAATATTGATATGTTGGAAATTGACATTCATAGAACGAAAGACAATAAGTTAGTTGTCATGCATGATGCAACGACTGAAAGAACAACTTTACAAAAAGGCGTAATCAAAGAATTAACTTATGAAGAATTGTTAAAATATGATGTCGGTATTTGGAAAGGGGAAGAATTTAAAGGAGAAAGAATCCCTTTATTCAAAGATGTTTTATCTTTAGTTAAATCGACAAATGTTGTACTACTTATAGAAGTTAAGAAGCCTGAAAGATATATAGGCATTGAAAAAGAAGTTTTAGAAGAAATAAAAGAGAGTGGAATAGATGAAAACAAAATTATAATCCAATCTTTTAATAGAGAAAGTGTTAAACGGTTTAGAGCATTGAATGAAACAATTGAGTTAGGTGTACTATTAAAGAAAAAACATCAATTTATTAGAAAAGATACGATACGCCAAATTAGTAAATACGCACAATACTTAAATCCAAATTACAAAATTGCATCAAAAAGTTTTATTGATAACGTGCATTACTATAATATGAAAACATTACCTTATACAGTGAATGATGAAGCTTCAATGAAAAAATTAATCGAATTAAATGTTGATGGTATTATATCTGACTACCCACAAAATTTAATAAAATTACTAGAAGAATAA
- a CDS encoding trypsin-like peptidase domain-containing protein codes for MDNGQNGDNQYSNQSETTSNEYYYKQKNKIPWYQSCLIPFLSGIVGAVLILALYIGGTKIVDLVNSNNNKADITQAPSNEKGGNVKDNQSSNKSVSTMIKGVSPSIVGVINKQKASGFESFFGGESSGKSGESKETGTGTGVIYQSDSNSAYIVTNNHVIEGASEIEVRLHNDKSVKAKLVGTDVMTDLAVLKIEGNYNIKPIKFADSSKVKTGETVFALGNPLGVEFANSVTQGIISSEERTMNVQTSQGTTEATVIQTDAAINPGNSGGALIDLNGNLIGINSMKISRPDVEGIGFAIPSNEVQHIIKDIMDDGKVTRPYIGVSMISIEDIPEQYKKEFKLTDEKGVYISEVDEKANNGLKKGDVITEVDSKKVKNDSDIRNYIYNNKKPGDTIKLKLIRKDKERTIDVKLKEQK; via the coding sequence ATGGATAACGGTCAAAATGGAGATAACCAATATTCAAATCAATCTGAAACAACTTCAAATGAATATTACTACAAGCAGAAAAATAAGATTCCTTGGTATCAAAGTTGTCTTATACCATTTTTATCAGGAATTGTTGGTGCAGTATTAATACTTGCTTTGTATATAGGCGGTACAAAGATCGTCGACTTAGTCAATTCAAATAATAATAAGGCAGACATAACACAAGCACCTTCCAATGAAAAAGGTGGCAACGTTAAAGATAATCAATCTAGTAACAAGTCTGTATCTACAATGATTAAAGGTGTCTCACCTTCTATAGTCGGCGTGATTAACAAACAAAAAGCTAGCGGATTTGAATCATTCTTTGGAGGTGAAAGTTCAGGGAAATCTGGTGAATCTAAAGAAACTGGAACTGGCACAGGCGTGATATATCAATCTGATAGTAATAGCGCATATATTGTGACTAACAATCACGTTATTGAAGGTGCTAGTGAAATTGAAGTAAGACTACATAACGATAAATCAGTTAAAGCTAAATTAGTCGGCACTGATGTTATGACAGACTTAGCTGTTTTGAAAATCGAAGGCAATTATAATATTAAACCAATAAAATTTGCAGACTCTTCTAAAGTTAAGACTGGTGAAACTGTATTCGCACTTGGTAATCCTTTAGGTGTAGAATTTGCAAACAGTGTTACACAAGGTATTATTTCATCTGAAGAACGTACGATGAATGTTCAAACTTCTCAAGGTACTACAGAAGCTACAGTCATTCAAACAGATGCAGCAATTAATCCTGGTAACTCTGGAGGTGCTTTAATAGATTTAAATGGTAATTTAATCGGAATCAATTCAATGAAGATTTCTCGTCCAGATGTTGAGGGAATTGGTTTTGCGATTCCAAGTAATGAAGTCCAACATATTATTAAAGACATTATGGATGATGGTAAAGTAACAAGACCATATATCGGTGTGAGTATGATTTCAATTGAAGATATACCTGAACAATATAAGAAGGAATTCAAACTAACTGATGAAAAAGGTGTTTATATTTCAGAAGTTGATGAAAAAGCAAATAACGGTCTTAAAAAAGGCGATGTTATAACTGAAGTAGATAGTAAGAAAGTTAAAAATGATTCAGATATAAGAAATTATATTTATAATAATAAAAAACCTGGTGATACAATTAAATTAAAACTCATCAGAAAAGATAAAGAAAGAACGATAGACGTTAAGCTAAAAGAACAAAAATAA
- a CDS encoding SACOL1771 family peroxiredoxin, whose amino-acid sequence MTTHIFDLKGTWTKGRNASGHITTKNLSTRVSIPEVMEGPEIGTNPDEMLLGAASTCYMISLAAMIERSEIDIERIEIESKGHVEVENEIITYKKIEHFPIIYIGEEPDEDLKKRLNRLVQKAEESCMITRALAGNVEVVATGELRF is encoded by the coding sequence ATGACAACACATATTTTTGACTTAAAAGGTACTTGGACTAAAGGAAGAAATGCTTCAGGACATATAACGACAAAAAATTTATCGACTCGCGTATCTATTCCCGAAGTTATGGAGGGCCCAGAAATTGGAACAAATCCTGACGAAATGTTACTTGGTGCAGCTTCAACTTGCTATATGATTTCTTTAGCAGCTATGATCGAACGTTCTGAAATTGACATAGAAAGAATTGAGATTGAGTCTAAAGGTCACGTTGAAGTTGAAAATGAAATAATAACATATAAAAAAATTGAGCATTTCCCAATTATTTATATTGGCGAAGAACCTGATGAAGATCTAAAAAAACGATTAAATAGACTTGTTCAAAAAGCTGAAGAATCTTGTATGATAACTCGCGCTTTAGCAGGAAATGTCGAAGTTGTGGCAACTGGCGAACTAAGATTTTAA
- a CDS encoding lysophospholipid acyltransferase family protein, which produces MYKFASSVLHIVFQKFGKQIVPINKNLVPSEPYIVTCTHRGYVEVIMLALSLYPTEINYMAKKELFSKNWSDKFFRSINAFPVDREKPGPSTLKIPVKLLNQGKSVGIFPSGQRVVTGEAPLKRGAATIAVLSNKPIVPAAFEGPKEVKSIFTFREKSFIKFGEPIDPSTFPSDMKKSEKIVKVMELLEKRTNELQKEVTYIAKKAMEK; this is translated from the coding sequence ATGTATAAATTTGCGAGTTCTGTATTACATATCGTTTTTCAAAAGTTTGGTAAACAAATCGTGCCAATAAATAAAAATCTTGTTCCCTCTGAGCCGTATATTGTAACTTGTACGCATAGAGGATATGTTGAAGTCATCATGTTAGCTTTAAGTCTTTATCCAACAGAAATTAATTACATGGCGAAAAAAGAATTATTTTCTAAAAACTGGTCAGATAAATTCTTTCGTTCAATCAATGCATTTCCAGTAGATAGAGAAAAACCTGGACCAAGCACATTAAAAATACCTGTAAAATTATTAAATCAAGGTAAAAGCGTTGGTATTTTTCCATCTGGACAAAGAGTCGTTACAGGAGAAGCGCCTTTAAAAAGAGGGGCAGCTACAATTGCTGTGTTAAGTAATAAACCAATTGTTCCTGCAGCATTTGAAGGACCTAAAGAAGTGAAATCGATCTTCACTTTTAGAGAAAAATCATTTATTAAGTTTGGTGAACCAATAGATCCAAGTACTTTCCCTAGTGATATGAAGAAAAGTGAAAAAATCGTAAAAGTCATGGAATTGCTAGAAAAAAGAACAAACGAATTACAAAAAGAAGTAACTTATATTGCCAAGAAAGCTATGGAAAAATAA
- a CDS encoding alanine--glyoxylate aminotransferase family protein translates to MYQHDSLLLAPGPTTVPRQILESINLPMTGHRTKEFSQIIHNASRDLQTIFGAKNPVAILTSSGTSALEAAMVNTTNPDDDIVIIVSGAFGDRFRKIASSYPFNAHIFEVEWGKGVDLKEFETYLNSLNVKISAVFTQFCETSTSVKHPINELGQLVRNFDPNIYFVVDGVSIIGAVDVDMERDNIDVLVSGSQKAIMLPPGAAFVAYNDRAIERFKEVTTSRFYLDLNKYITSLNDDSTPFTPAVSLIRGVQTYCDLITEEKFENTIKRHEVCKTAVRESLKALDIDLLVEDQFASPTVTAFVPKKDEVKKIKDELLNRFNITIAGGQQHLKGTILRVGHMGKVSPNDMLKFISALEIILAETRGTSVLGKGVSKFQEVVNQYV, encoded by the coding sequence ATGTATCAGCATGATTCTTTATTACTCGCACCAGGCCCTACTACTGTCCCAAGACAAATTCTTGAAAGTATAAACTTACCAATGACGGGACATAGAACAAAAGAGTTTAGCCAAATTATTCACAATGCATCAAGAGATTTACAAACAATCTTTGGGGCTAAAAACCCAGTAGCTATACTGACATCGTCAGGGACAAGCGCATTAGAAGCAGCAATGGTTAATACTACAAATCCTGATGATGATATTGTCATTATTGTTTCAGGCGCTTTTGGCGATAGGTTTAGAAAAATAGCTTCTTCATATCCTTTCAATGCACATATTTTTGAAGTTGAATGGGGAAAAGGTGTCGATTTAAAAGAATTCGAAACATATTTAAACTCACTTAACGTAAAAATATCAGCAGTATTTACCCAATTTTGTGAGACATCAACTTCAGTTAAACATCCAATAAATGAATTAGGTCAATTAGTACGTAACTTTGATCCTAATATTTATTTTGTTGTTGATGGTGTTAGTATTATTGGTGCTGTTGATGTTGATATGGAAAGAGATAATATCGATGTATTAGTTTCAGGTAGCCAAAAAGCAATTATGTTACCTCCAGGCGCAGCTTTTGTAGCATATAATGATAGAGCCATCGAAAGATTTAAAGAAGTTACAACATCTAGATTTTATTTAGATTTAAATAAATACATAACTTCACTAAACGATGATTCAACGCCTTTCACACCAGCAGTTTCGTTAATTAGAGGTGTTCAAACATATTGTGACTTAATCACTGAAGAAAAGTTTGAAAACACAATCAAACGTCACGAAGTTTGTAAAACAGCTGTTAGAGAAAGTTTAAAAGCTTTAGATATAGACTTATTAGTTGAAGATCAATTCGCTTCACCTACTGTCACTGCTTTTGTTCCTAAAAAAGATGAAGTTAAAAAAATTAAAGACGAATTACTCAATCGTTTCAACATTACGATTGCAGGTGGACAACAACACTTAAAAGGCACAATTCTCAGAGTTGGTCATATGGGTAAAGTTTCACCAAATGATATGTTGAAGTTTATTAGTGCGTTAGAAATCATTTTAGCTGAAACAAGAGGTACTTCTGTACTCGGTAAAGGTGTTTCAAAATTCCAGGAGGTAGTCAATCAATATGTTTAA
- the rpsD gene encoding 30S ribosomal protein S4 — MARFRGSNWKKSRRLGISLSGTGKELEKRPYVPGQHGPTQRKKLSEYGQQLQEKQKLRYMYGINERQFRTIFDKAGNMKGIHGDNFMALLASRLDAVVYQLGLARTRRQARQLVNHGHVTVDGARVDIPSYTLKPGQTISVREKSQKLDIVLESVELSNHVPDYLSFDADKLEGTFVRVPERSELSAEINEQLIVEYYSR, encoded by the coding sequence ATGGCAAGATTTAGAGGTTCAAACTGGAAAAAATCACGTCGTTTAGGTATTTCATTAAGCGGCACAGGTAAAGAATTAGAAAAACGTCCTTACGTACCAGGACAACACGGTCCAACTCAACGTAAAAAATTATCTGAGTATGGTCAACAATTACAAGAGAAACAAAAATTACGTTACATGTACGGAATCAACGAACGTCAATTCCGCACTATTTTCGATAAAGCTGGTAACATGAAAGGTATCCACGGCGATAACTTCATGGCACTATTAGCTTCTCGTTTAGACGCTGTAGTATACCAATTAGGTTTAGCACGTACACGTCGTCAAGCACGTCAATTAGTTAACCACGGTCACGTAACTGTAGATGGCGCTCGCGTAGATATCCCATCATACACTTTAAAACCAGGTCAAACTATTAGTGTTCGTGAAAAATCACAAAAATTAGACATCGTATTAGAATCAGTTGAATTAAGCAATCACGTTCCTGATTACTTATCATTCGATGCAGACAAATTAGAAGGTACTTTCGTACGCGTTCCAGAACGTAGCGAATTATCTGCTGAAATTAATGAACAATTAATCGTTGAGTATTACTCACGTTAA
- the serA gene encoding phosphoglycerate dehydrogenase: MFKVIVVDPISEEGLKSLLDHEDFQVDINTDLSESELTNIIKDYDALIVRSQTQITPPILEAATNLRVIARAGVGVDNIDVDYATKKGILVINAPDGNTISATEHSMAMILAMARNIPEAHRSLQEGKWDRKKYRGTELYQKTLGVIGAGRIGLGVAKRAQSFGMKILAFDPYLSSDDAKRLDITRATVEEIAEQADFITVHTPLTPKTKGLINEDFFNLAKPNLQIINVARGGIIDEEDLIKALDEGKIAKAALDVFTDEPANNTPLTQHEKIIVTPHLGASTIEAQEKVAVSVANEIIDIFKNKNVLHAVNAPQMSGEVEEELRPFVELSRTTGEIGIQLFNKGPRELKIKYHGEIALDDTSLITRQLVKGVLQQDLGDHVNLINALVLLNEQGVTYQIEKNSKKYGFSNYIELELINKDHSIKIGSTVLNGYGPRIVRINDYPVDFKPEKHMVLIHHNDRPGIVGKMGQILGEHNINIASMHLGRHSIGGEALMILSIDQQVTEDTITDLFTIDGFQSINKVELNQTLES, encoded by the coding sequence ATGTTTAAAGTAATCGTAGTAGATCCCATTTCAGAAGAAGGTTTAAAAAGTTTATTAGATCATGAAGACTTCCAAGTAGATATTAATACAGATTTAAGTGAATCAGAACTTACGAATATAATCAAAGACTATGATGCTTTAATCGTTAGAAGTCAAACTCAAATTACACCCCCTATTTTAGAAGCAGCTACTAACTTACGTGTTATAGCTCGTGCTGGAGTTGGTGTTGATAATATAGATGTAGATTATGCAACTAAAAAAGGTATTCTCGTTATCAATGCTCCAGATGGTAATACTATTTCAGCTACAGAACATTCAATGGCTATGATATTGGCTATGGCCCGAAATATTCCAGAAGCACACCGTTCTTTACAAGAAGGTAAATGGGATAGAAAAAAATACCGCGGAACAGAATTATATCAAAAGACATTAGGTGTAATCGGTGCTGGTAGAATTGGACTTGGTGTTGCTAAACGTGCACAAAGTTTCGGTATGAAAATTCTTGCATTTGATCCTTACTTATCAAGTGATGATGCTAAAAGATTAGACATCACAAGAGCAACAGTTGAAGAAATTGCTGAACAAGCTGATTTCATAACTGTTCATACCCCACTCACACCAAAAACTAAAGGTCTTATAAATGAAGACTTCTTTAATTTAGCTAAACCTAATCTACAAATCATTAACGTTGCCCGTGGTGGTATCATTGATGAAGAAGATTTAATTAAAGCACTAGATGAAGGTAAAATTGCAAAAGCTGCACTTGATGTATTTACAGATGAGCCAGCTAACAATACACCATTAACACAACATGAAAAAATCATCGTAACACCTCATTTAGGTGCATCTACAATTGAGGCACAAGAAAAAGTTGCAGTATCTGTAGCAAACGAAATTATTGATATATTCAAAAACAAAAATGTACTACACGCAGTTAATGCGCCACAAATGTCTGGAGAAGTTGAAGAAGAACTCAGACCATTTGTTGAATTAAGTAGAACAACTGGTGAAATTGGTATTCAATTATTTAATAAAGGTCCAAGAGAATTAAAAATTAAATATCATGGTGAAATTGCACTTGATGATACAAGCTTAATAACAAGACAACTAGTTAAAGGCGTATTACAGCAAGATTTAGGAGACCATGTTAATTTAATTAACGCCCTAGTTCTTTTAAACGAACAAGGTGTTACTTATCAAATCGAAAAAAATAGTAAAAAATATGGTTTTAGTAACTATATTGAATTAGAACTGATTAACAAAGATCATTCTATTAAAATTGGTTCAACAGTTTTAAATGGTTATGGTCCACGTATTGTTAGAATTAATGATTATCCTGTAGACTTCAAGCCAGAAAAACATATGGTACTTATACATCATAATGATAGACCTGGTATTGTTGGTAAAATGGGTCAAATCCTTGGAGAACACAATATCAATATTGCTTCTATGCACTTAGGTAGACATTCAATTGGTGGAGAAGCACTCATGATATTATCAATTGATCAACAAGTAACTGAAGATACGATAACTGACTTGTTCACAATTGACGGTTTCCAAAGCATTAATAAAGTAGAATTAAATCAAACTTTAGAATCATAA